aagttaaataagcagggtgacaatataaagccttgacgtactccttttcctatttggaaccagtctgttgttccaagtccagttctaactgttgacaATGCAAATTCAGAAGAGCGGCTAAGCCTGGGAGGGTCAGGAATGCAAGCAGGGACCTGTTTCAGCTCTAAAAACAAAGACGAAAACAGGGCAAAGTCAGGTGGCAGGCATTCGTGTGTTTCTTGCCATTACACTCCCAACTTTTCAATACTCTTTGAGTTTCTCGTAAGCTGAAGTACAGGATGCCAGGTATGCCTTCTAGGGAGGAGTTGTGACTCAGCCCTGTCTGCCCCACACAGACCCATCGCCTCTTTGGAGACTCAGACCTAGGAATtaactttccctggtggctcagatggtaaagggtgcgcccgcaatgcgggagacctgggttcagtccctgggttgggaagatcccctggagaaggaaattcgcaacccactccagtattcttgcctgaagaatcccatggacagaggaccctgataggctacagtccatggggtctcaaagagtgggacacgactgagcgacttcactttcgctttcactgtCCTCGTGTCCAGAGCACCCTCCACTGATTTGCCGCTTGTAGAGTAGAGCCTGGaactttttaattgatgtataattgatttGCAACATTGTGCTActctctactgtacagcaaatgaCTCCTAGACATAGACATGGCtacattcttttctattcttttctattacgGTTTATCTCAGGAGATtggctatagttccctgtgctatacagtagggccttgtttacTCATTCTAAAtgcaatagtttgcatctacccaCCTTAAATTCCTGATCCATCCCTCTCCCTACCCCTCGTCCCCTTGGCAGCCACAcgtctgatctctatgtctgtgagtcttgttTTGTAGACAGGTTTACGTATGGTatattttagaatccacatataagtgatatcatatggtatttggctttctctttctgatttacttcacttactgtaataatctctaggtccatccatgttgctgcaaatggcattattttgttctttttttatggctgggtgctattccattgtgtatgtatatacaccacatcttctttatccactcatcagaCATTTaggtttccatatcttggctattgtgaatagtgctgctacgaacttagagtgcatgtatctttttgattacagttttgtccaggtatatgcccaggcgtggaattgctgagtcatatggtaattctatttttagttttctgagggcTCTCCATAcgattctccatagtggctgcaccagatTATACCCCCACTGAAGCTGCAGGAGAGTTCCCTTTCGCcaacaccctccccagcatttgttACTcatagactttctgatgatggccattctgaccagtgtgagatagttttgatttgcatttctctaataattagtgatgttgaggatcttttcctGTGCCTAATGGCCATCCACATGTCTTTCTTTGTAGAGCCTGGAACTTTCAATGTCAGAAGATCCTTCCAGGCCTATCCTCTCCAGGCTGACCAAACCACATCCTTCTTGCAGGAAACCCCAGAAGTGGAGCGGCAGAGAGACAGCCTGAGGAATGCAGCTATTAACAAGCCATGAGCCTGGGCTGTGAGCTCTGCAGGAGGCCTTCTGCGGGGAATCCTGAAGCCTTCCAGTCCAGGGTCTCCACGGCCCCATGCTGGGCCGCAGGCCGCTGTGGGTGGCTGGCTCTGAGCAGCCTTCCTGCTACCTTTCACTCTACCCAGATTTCGAGGCCCCCAGAACAGCCCTCTTTTGTTGCCTGGAGATTGGTCTTTGCTTGTCCAACCACCAGTTCTTCTTGGCATGATGCTCACTCTGCTGGGCACCTGCTGGCCTACCGCTCCCTGCAGGTTTGTGTCAAACAAGGCTCAGAGCTGAAGGGTCTGGAAGGACAGCCTCATGGGGAGTGGCTGACAAGGAGGTCTtccaggggagggtgggggctgaGGGAAGCTTAACCTTACCTTCCCTCGAGCCCTCGGGGACCCTCATCCACATGGTGTGAAGTTTGCAGGGGGCCTCGAAGAGAACAGTCCCGCTCCCTCCCCTCCACTGCTGGGATGGACTAAACTAGGGCATCTCCACTCACGAACACAGCAGACGCTGCCCTTGGCTGACTCTCTGTACCTGAAAACACATCACGTCTGATTTTTACAACACGCCTGCAGGAGAGATAATAGCGCCACTTCacaaatgaggacactgaggctcagaatggTCACCTGACTTGCCCGTACGGGGAGCCCGTGTGTGAGACCCCCACTCAGAGACAGGCTTGGCTCCGTGGCCCTGGGGGGCCGGAGTGGGGTCGCAGGTCACGGGCCCTACATGTGCCAGCAGCACGGATCGAGGAAGGCGCGTGGGCAGTGACAGACGGTGGCAGGAGTCTCGGGGCCGTGCGGCTGGCGTGTCAGAGGCGAGCTCGccctttcatttgtttttttaatacttctCACCACAACAGAAACTGCTGATCTGCAGGTGTGCAGCTATTCTAAGAGAATGAACTGGCTGACACTCGATTCCATGGAAGGCTCGGTCCTGCCCGctcaccctgcccctccccaggagGTGCCCCTTGCTGGCTCTTCAGGCCGCTGCTGGACGGTCCAGCCTGCGGCCACCGCCGACCCTCCCCCTCCTGTCCAAATGGGCCAAATCCAGCTGACCAATGGCCTCTgaaattttcaaatgattttactGTGAATTAAGATGCAAAGTGGGAACGTCCATAAAACACAAACGATAGTGAACAGATCACGTAAACCAAACGCCTTGTCATGGGTCATGAAACAGAACATCGCCGGCACCCCCAGAGCTGCAAGCGCCACTTTCCATCCGTAGTCACACACCACCCTGGCTCCACTGCCCGTGGGGAGGCCAGGAGCTGTGGACACGAGTGCCGATGAGGACGCAGGGGGTCTGGGGTTCGGTTCCAAGACTGTGCGGACGGTGTGCTGGGATTGGTCCTATTTGGACTGATCTGCCCctccacaaagagctggactgaGATTAGGCCAGGCAGGCGGCGGCACTGCCACCCTGACAGGCCAGGAGGGCACTGAGCTAGGTGTGAGGGAGAAAGTACTGACCGGAAGGCCTTGCAAGAGGACCTGCCAGAGCTGGAGTCAGCCAGAAGGGACAGAAATCTGAACACCCGCAGCTTAAACtactaatcattttttttttctcatctgaggGGAGCCCAGGGCCATgaaggcttcccaagtgactcagacggtacagaatctgcccgctgtgcgggagaccctggttcgattcctgggtggggaaggtcccctggagtaggaaatggcaacacactccactattcttgcctgaagaattccatggacagaggagcctggcgggctgcaacccatggagtctcaaagagctggacacaattgagtgactaaaacaTGCACACAAGGCTGTGTGACTCACAGCACAACCCAAGCCCAGGTTCTCCatctttctgctctgccatctAAGTCCCTGGTTTTCAGCCTTGCGTTCATTGCCTTGTGGTTGCAAGGTGGCTTCTGCAGATCCAAGCACTTCATCTGTGctcaaggcaggaaggaaggcgAAGGGCAGAGGACCAAAAGCAAAGCTGGCCGAGTCTCTCTCCTCTGAAGGAGCTTTCCCAGGAGCCTCTTCCAGTGGCTTTCACTTGCGTGTGTCAGAACTGGGTCCCCGGTCACCCCTCactacaggggagcctgggaaatCAACCTCTTCAAAAAAGCTGGTCACATCGCTACCCTGAGAAGAGTAcagaaggaaaccagaatttcttCCTCAAAGAAATACTCTGGGACCAAGGCAAGGAGaaccttcctccccctcccactcaccccccgcccctgccagCTGCCTTCCAAGAATGGGGGTCGAGCAGCACTTTTACTGCATGAGGATGCAAGTTTGGGCCAGAGTTGGCTTACTGAGACGGCTGAGAGAAGCCTGGGCTGCCTCTCGGGGTCCCTCTCTCAGTCCTTCCCCCACATAGCCTGCCATTTCACTGCAAAACCAAAGCTGAATAAGTAATGTATTATCTTTCCCACCAGTGACGCATCTGCTTGTAAATGTGCCAAGAAGGACTAGACAGACAAGTTAAGTGGTGAGACCTGGCTGAGAACATCTAAGAAGGTCAGAGCACAGAGGGCAGTGAGGAGCTGTGTCCCTGTGGGCTGAGAGCTGAACCAGATCCAGAAAAAGAATGAACCGAGCATCATGTTTATCGGCCATCCAGTCACTCTATAGATTTTTTCCAAGCATGACaatattacttttcctttttgatttgcAAGAGATCTTTACGTATTAAGGATCTCAATCCTTACGTATTAAGAGTATCTCActatagagggcttcccaggtggctcagtggttaaagaatccacctgacaatgcaagagacacaggagatgtgggtttgatctctgggtcaggaagatctcctggagtaggaaatggtgacccactccagtattcttgccaggaaaattccatggacagaggaacctggtgggctatggtccaaggggtcgcagagtcggacatgagtgtgcacacacacattacattACACAGTTAAGGGCAACACATGACTTGGAGTGAGCATCCAGGCTGACTCATTCAACAGTGGGGCTCTGGACgcagtggggaaaagggaaccctgtagTGGGCTCAGGTCTCCTCCTTCCTACGCCTCACTTCCTCACAGGCTTGCACTTCTAGAGCTACAGTCAGAATTTGGGACATCGAGACACTTAAAAAttggaatatttcatgtaaactaTGGATCTCCATCTTATGTTGAGAAATTGGAAGATCTATCAAACAAGGACCCCGCATTCCCCTACACTAGCCAGAAGCAGAGACCCCAGTTACACAGGAATGTGTTttccggggacttccctggtggtccagtgattaagaattcaccttgcaatgcaggggacacaggttcgattcctggtcccgGGAATCTCAGCTGCCACAGAGCATCTAAGCCAGCacattgcaactactgagcccgtgcgccATAACTAGAGATTCTGTGCGCCACAGTGAAAGACCCTGCATGATGCAAAGAGTTCGAGTGCCATCACTAAGACCATCGCAGccaaagtaattaattaattaatcaaattttaaaaaaggaatgtgcTTTCTGGTCACCCCAGCCCCACCAAGCATCTTCCTGCTTGCATAGTTCGAGTTCCTTAGTCTCAACTACATCCCATAATTGTGTCCTGGAATTTGAGTCTGCAACCCCTTGTGGCTAGCAAAGCCTTCAGGTGATAGAGATGAGCCGCTCAGGAGCCCACAGCCTTGAATGGCTTCAATCAGGGGCTCCTGGGGCCCAGTTCTGGTTGAAATCCTCTCTCATGGAGATTTACAAACATTGCTAATACCCTTAATTACAGAGCCTGGGTGGGAGAAAGCGTGTGTGACTTGAGTGGATCACCTGGGAGCCTGTGAATTTTGCTAATACTGGGCAGTGGCCCTGAACTCCAGGCCAGGCAGGGAGACGGCCAGTCCTCTGGGCGTTGTGGGAGTCCCTGTTCTCACGGGGAGAGGAAGCCGCCACAGTGGTTGAGGTGAGAACAAGAGGTTGGGCATCCTGGGTGGACAAGAGCAGCCACAGACAGCTGCCACAGGCTGGTCCCAGGCCCAGATGCACCCTCCACAATCTTTCTGCAAAAATCGCTGTCGTGTGCAGAAATGCAGAAACGTGCAAAGTCTGAGGGCGCTCAGGAGTCCCCCCACCGCATGTGTGTAGTctcagccccacccccaaccatgTACATCTTTCAGGCAGCTGaggattttaaaaaagatgtgttTTGATCTACAGGTGGCTGTGGTTtgagcaggtgggggtggggacttgAGGCTCCCTTGTCTTGCTCCAGGCCTGGCTCTGGGAGGAGGGGCAGTGCTGCGTTGCGCAGGCTGGTGTCTGAACTACAAAGAAGCTAGTGCCAGGGTGTTCTGCTCTCCTCCTACCAGAATGCAGCCCCTGCCCCCGGTCTCAGTGGTGTCCTGCCTGCTCCCATGGTCCTCTGGGGCCTCTCCTGCCCCAGGTATGGCCCAGAGCAGGGCCTGGCCCAGGATACATGAGCATCTGGCTCGATGTGATCCAGCCCCCAGAGCACAGATCAACACCCCTTTCCTGGGAGCCCACACGATCTGAGAGGAGGAGCTAAGTCACCGGCACTCCTGGAGCTGGGAGGGGCCTGGCGCTGGGGCTCTAGGCCCTCCATGCCCAGGCAGGAGGCTGCCTCAGCTGGGACCCACAGCCCTGAATCTCCCAGGGCTATCAGCTCACCATCTGAGAGGTGGGACTCAgtcccccaccctcctgcccagggaagtcctgacactCAAACCGGAGTGAACATACAACAGATTGAGAGGCTGGCCAGGTGGGTCCTCAGCTGGGGCCCCCGTAAGGGACTTCATAGCGATTCAGGACATAGTTCTTCTCCCGGAGCTCACGGAGATGCTCCTGTTCTTAGCCCAAAAGTCCagctctagggacttccctggtggtccagtggctaagactgacCCGTGCAGGCATCCCagtacagggggcccaggttcaaccccttgtcagggaactagatcccacatgccacaactaagagttcgcgtGCCCCAacgaaagattccacatgtcacatctaagacccagcacagccaaataaataaattaaaaaaaagtccagCTCTAAGGCCAAGGTGTCAATGTGGTCCCTGGAGTGGAGCCGGATGGGCACCACCTCAGCGCAGAtgccccgccccagccccgccctgGGAGGTCTCAGGAAGGGGGTTGTGGGGCAGCATGGGGAGGGGTGCCCACTTCAGGAAGTCAGTTCTGCAGCATGCTCTTCACCATCTCAGTCACCTCAGAGAGGAGCAGAGCCTCCATCACCCAAGGAGTCCCTGGGGGAGGAGAGCTCAGGCATCACCCATTGCCACCCTCTGTCCTGCATGCCCTGGCCACGTCAGGGCGCCCACCCGTTCACCAGGTTAACCCCTCATTCACCCTGCAGTCCCCGGACATCTGCCACTGGTGGAACTCCACAAAGCGCCCATCGGGCACAAAGAAGGGGTGTCTTGAGTAGATCAGCGAGAACTGCTCGGGGTGGCTGAGGACCTCTGGCTTCACCTGGAGTCAGGAGAGAGGACACGGGCACCCTGGGCCCGTGTGGAGCGGAGGCTGGTGGCCCTGCAGCCCGGGCTTGGGCTCCGGTTCTGGCGCTGCTCAGCCGTGTGGCCTTGGTCCAGGCCTGGGCCATGGGGAGTCTGGTCTGCTGGCCCCCACGTGCCGGCCTCTAGAATCCCAGCAAGAGCAATGGTGTACAGGAGCCGGGACCCCCTCAGCCCGGCACCCCAGTGCTCACCACACAGCAGCCAGGATTAGCAGCCAGCTGGTGGCAGGTTCCTCTGGCTCCCAGTGCCCCCTGAATCTCTGTGGTCACCGTGAAGCCAGGCCCAGAGGCTCAGGGCCCCTAGTTCTGGCCCAGGTGTGGATGAAACCCCAACAGCTTTCTCCAGTGAGGCGGACGTGGATGAGCGTGCCCGGGGAGAGCGCGGGAGCGTCAGAGCAGGGCTCGCTGCTCTACATCAGGTGTTTTCTGTTCATCCCCTCCCAGCGCTACACACGTGAGGGGGCTTAGTGGGAGACAGGCCAGCCTGTCAGAGATTtggaggggagcagaggaaggGGCTCAGGTTTTTCCTTTTGGGTGGGGGCTGGTGAGGAAGCAGCCCAAGCCAGCACATGCATGACCCAGGAGCTGCGCTCTGTGCAGTGGGTGCCAGGGCCCTGGGGCCGGGCTGGAGGACAGGAGCTGTGCAGCCTTGGGCAAAAggctgccctctctgagcctcagacaaAGGGGAGAAAGTGCATAACAGACCATGCTGAGCACAGGCCTGGGCCAGAATCAGAGGGAGCAATTATGGTTCCTGAGCAGAGGCCTGGCCTCAGGACCTCAGGCAAGAGTGAGCCCAGCAGCAGAGTGAACAGTCACCGTGAGGTGTGAAGGGCAGGATGGGGTAGCTGGGGGTAGAGGATGAGCTCGGTTtgcctgggggaggcagggagggcttcagggaggaggtgaggagTTAGAAGTAGATTGCCCTCCTCCTGCTCAGTTCTTTGTAGAGAGTTTCTGTAGGGTCCGAGGAGGGGCCCTGGTTATTCCTTCTAAACCCAGTGCCACCAGGAGAATGACTCCCAGGCTGTGAAATACTGAAATTTACAGAAACTGAGCTAGGTCACCCTGAAAGCTGTCCTGTGAGATGAGGAGAAAGGTGACTGGTTCTAATATGTCCTTCAGTGTCAAAGATTTTAAGTTTTACGCATTAACCACACTCCTCTGGGCCGGCTGCTTGTCTGACCCGGACGATGTGGATAAGGCTCTGAAATACCTGGAGGTGAGGAGGCAGCATGGTGGGCTGCTACACCGGGGCAGGACCACCTGCTTGCGCCCTGACTCTGACCTGTGACCTCTGGCAAGTGGCAGCCACACATCCCGACTCCACCGTGTCTTAGCATGCAGGTCCTACTTCGGCCACAAGGGGGCAGCTGTGAGCCAAGAAGAGAAGGCCCAGGAGGGGTCACCTGGCTTTAGGAGGGCCCAGCCTCTTggctccctgtccagcccccaccCACAGTCACGATAATGTCTCGAACCTTCTAGGACAGCCGGATCCTCACCTACCAGTATGGAATCCCGACCTCTCTCCAGAAGACAGGCCAGCAATGGGACTTCCCCAATGCCTGGGCCCCCCTGCAGGACCTGGTCATCAGAGGTAGGGAGGCAGGGATGGGGCCTACCTCAACTCAACCCCATGAGGATAGAGGCTCGGCCTCCCTGGCACTTGGGAGGCGAGAACAAAGGATGCAGAGGCTTTTCTCTAACTTCTCTGCTCTCTCAGCCTCTCAGCAAACAGTTACTCCTGCCCCCACCTGTCAGGGGAACCAACCCTCCACTCTCCTTAAGCCAACCTAGATTAAGAGCAGCTTGGCTTCTGGTTCCAGGAAGGAGGTCTTAGCACCTGGGCCTCTTCCAATCCTTGAGAGAATAAGGTTCAGACCTCTGCTTCCCCTGGGTTGGGGGCTCTGGCGATTTTGGGTCCTGCCTGGGAAATGAGATCCCATACACTACCTgccccagccaaaaaaaaaaaaaaaggacatacagatggccaagtggcacatgaaaagatgctcagcatcactgattattagagaaatgtgaatcaaacctataatgagatattacctcacaccagccagaatggccatcatcaaaaaccccacaaaccataaatgctggagcgggtgtatgaaggttccttaagaaattaaaaatacagctatcatatgaccctgcaatcccactgctgggcatatatccagagaaaaacatggttcaaaaggatacatgttccccaatgttcactgcagtgctgtttacaatagctaagacatggaaacaacctagatgtccatccacagatgcatggataaaggagatgttgtacatgcatacaatggaatattacttaataaaaagggacgaaattgggtcatttgtaatgatgtggatgaacactgagtctatcatacagagtaaagtaagtcagaaagagaaaaacatatcatacattaatacatatatatggaatctagaaaaatggtactaatgaacctattggCAAGGCAGGtatagagacgcagacatagagaatgatcttgtggacacagggagggaagaagaagacGGGACAAATCGAGAGTAGCATTgccatatatacactgctgctgctgctgctaagtcgcttcagtcgtgtctgacactgtgggaccccatagacggcagcccactaggctcccccatccctgggattctccaggcaagaacactggactgggttgccatttccttctccagtgcatgaaagtgaaatgtgaaagtgaagtcgctaccatgtgtaaaatagagagctggAGGGAAGCTGCtgcatgacacagggagctctgctctgtgataacctagaggtgtgggatcggggctgggtgggagggagggaggctctagagagaagggatatatataagctgaaacacaacattgtaaagcaattatactccaatttttaataaatagataaaacagataaccaacacggacctactgtatatcatGGGAACTCtaagtactctgtaataacctaaatgggaaaagaacttgaaaaaagaatagataactgaatcagtttgctgtacacctgaaactaatacaacattgttaatcaactgtaatccaatataaaataaaaattaaaaaacagaaaaaggcttaaaaaaaaaaaaaaaaaaaaccttgtatgAGAAGATCCTCAGGGTCCTCCTGCCCAGAACGAGATGGGGGAATTAATTGTCAGGCTTTGCAAAGCCGGTGCCCAGCACATTCAGGGGCAGTGGCGGCACCTGGTGGTCATTCTTGGGCACTGCAGGGCTCAGCCGCTGGCCAGAGCAGCTTCTCCCTGTAAGGGGCTCCCATTGCTTGCTTCCCTAGAGgcctggggttgggggctggggcagggcttgACCTTAAAGCTCATCCTCTTGTCCTCAGTATGACATCAGCAACGGTGGACAGCCAGGTGGTGGAGGGGAGTATGAAGTTCAGGTGAGTGGGCCACATCCTCCAGGAAGCTTCGGGGCTGTACTGTCCCCATAACTGGCCATgacctcccctctctgggcctcagtttcttctgtggAGGCTGCATCCCAGGGAGGAGCCCGACTGGTGCTCCCTGGTacccctggggctggggggcctGGGCCTCTAGGTGGGGACCCCACAACCTATAAGAGGACTTGGGGGCCTGCCCCAGGGGTCTTGCCCCATGGACCTTACCTTTCTCCAGGAGGGGTTTGGCTGGACCAATGGTGTGGCTCTGATGCTGCTGGACCGCTATGGGGACCGGCTGAGCTCAGGGGCCCAGACCGCTCTGCTGGCGCCCCAGTGCCTCGCAGCTGCCCTCCTGCTCAGCCTCCTGCCACAGTGACGGGCCTTCAGGTCCCCATCTGGCTGCAGCTCCTGCCGATTCAACCTCCACACGTGTCCCTACCTTCTGCGCCTCGATCCTTTATCCCTGGAAAGCTCACCCCCCTCTCcttgtcccctcccccagcccagtccTTGGTCATAACAGAGTGGGGGCA
This genomic window from Bubalus bubalis isolate 160015118507 breed Murrah chromosome 16, NDDB_SH_1, whole genome shotgun sequence contains:
- the LOC123329804 gene encoding trehalase-like isoform X3 — protein: MPRQEAASAGTHSPESPRAISSPSERWDSVPHPPAQGSPDTQTGVNIQQIERLARTAGSSPTSMESRPLSRRQASNGTSPMPGPPCRTWSSEYDISNGGQPGGGGEYEVQEGFGWTNGVALMLLDRYGDRLSSGAQTALLAPQCLAAALLLSLLPQ
- the LOC123329804 gene encoding uncharacterized protein LOC123329804 isoform X1, coding for MWSLEWSRMGTTSAQMPRPSPALGGLRKGVVGQHGEGCPLQEVSSAACSSPSQSPQRGAEPPSPKESLGEESSGITHCHPLSCMPWPRQGAHPFTRTAGSSPTSMESRPLSRRQASNGTSPMPGPPCRTWSSEYDISNGGQPGGGGEYEVQEGFGWTNGVALMLLDRYGDRLSSGAQTALLAPQCLAAALLLSLLPQ
- the LOC123329804 gene encoding uncharacterized protein LOC123329804 isoform X4; translation: MKPQQLSPVRRTWMSVPGESAGASEQGSLLYIRTAGSSPTSMESRPLSRRQASNGTSPMPGPPCRTWSSEYDISNGGQPGGGGEYEVQEGFGWTNGVALMLLDRYGDRLSSGAQTALLAPQCLAAALLLSLLPQ
- the LOC123329804 gene encoding uncharacterized protein LOC123329804 isoform X2, coding for MTQELRSVQWVPGPWGRAGGQELCSLGQKAALSEPQTKGRKCITDHAEHRPGPESEGAIMVPEQRPGLRTSGKSEPSSRVNSHREDSRILTYQYGIPTSLQKTGQQWDFPNAWAPLQDLVIRGREAGMGPTSTQPHEDRGSASLALGRREQRMQRLFSNFSALSASQQTVTPAPTCQGNQPSTLLKPT
- the LOC123329804 gene encoding trehalase-like isoform X5 gives rise to the protein MESRPLSRRQASNGTSPMPGPPCRTWSSEYDISNGGQPGGGGEYEVQEGFGWTNGVALMLLDRYGDRLSSGAQTALLAPQCLAAALLLSLLPQ